The Deinococcus puniceus genome segment TTTTTGAGGACAATGGGCAGCGGCTTATCCGGGTTGAGCAGCAACTCTGTCAGGTACTGACCGTCTCCCGTGCCGTCACACAGATACGCCCCGCCGTAGCCTTCCTGTTTTGCCTCTACAAATGGGCAGTTGGGGCTGCGATTCAGCGCAAACAACTGCACGCGCAACTGTGTTGAGCCGCCCCGGTAAGTGGCAGCGGCTTCAAAGGTCACGTCCCGGTAGGACAGCTTGGGAATCTTGAGGTATTCCAACTGATTCGAGTTGAGATAGGCGACTTGAGACGCTTTGAGAGGGCCCAGATCGTTGACGACGTGGAAATCATTCCCGGTCTGTTCCGGCAGGGGAATCAGGCCGCAGGCGGTGAGGAACGGTGCCAGCAGAAGCAGTCGGTTGAGTCGCATAACTGACTTTGATTCTACGTGCAAAAGTCACAATGTGTGACCGCATATCCTGCAGCGCCGAACAAACACGGGCAACTCGTCCCATCTGCCCCGTGTAAGCTCTAGCTTCATGCCCGCTGCCGATCCGACACGCCCACCCCGCTCCGCCCGCCGTACCCCAGACCTTGCGTGGACACTGGCGCGGGCGCACCTGTCGCGGCGGCGCACCCAGAATGTGCTGACAATTGGGGGCATCGCGGTGGGCGTGATGGTGCTGATTGCCGCGCTGAGCCTCACCAACGGGTTTACGCGCTCGCTCATAGACGCGACGTTGCGGGCCAGTCCACACCTGAGCATCACGTCGTTTACGCCCCAGCCGCGGAGTCCGGCACTGGAAAAAACCATAGCCGCCGACAAGGAAGTGACGGCAGTGACCCCCTTTCTGGCCGACAAGGGCCTGCTGACCCGCCCGGCCAGCGGAGGCCGCAGCGCAGGCGTAGATTTTGCCACCCTGTTCGGTGTACAGGCCTCGGCAGCGCAGGTGCTTCAACTTCAGCCGGAAGAGGGGGAACTGTTGGCAGGCCTGAAGGACGGCGAGGTGATGCTGGGCGCAGCGTTGGCCCGCAGTGTGGGAGCCTTCGCGGGCGATGAGGTGAGGCTCCTCAACAGCACCCAGCGCCGCGCCACCCTGAGGGTCAAAGGTGTGTTCAGCACAGGCAATTACCTCATAGACAGCGCCTACGCTTTCACCAATCTGGGCACGCTGCAAGCCCTTCAGCAGACCCCCAACATCACGGGCTATCAGCTTCGTCTGCAAGACCCGGCCACTGCGCCCGCCGTCGGATCGGCCCTCACAGGCACGCTGCCCTACTCGGCGCTGCCGTGGCAAAACCTGTACGGCACGCTGTTGGATCAGTTGGCGCTGCAAAAACGGGTCATCGCCTTCGTAGTCTTTCTGATCGTGATCGTGGCGGCCTTCGGCATTGCGAATGTGCTGACGCTGGCCGTGTTCGAGAAGACACAGGAAATTGCTATTTTGCGGGCCATCGGAGCCACCCGCAAACTGATTACTCGTGTGTTTGTTTTCGAAGGACTGGTGCTGGGATTCAGCGGCCTGCTGCTGGGCAACCTGTTGGGTCTCGCCATCAGCGCCTATTTCACGGTGCGGCCTTTTCAGCTCCCCGGCGACCTGTATTTCATCACGGCCCTGCCCGTAGAGGTGCGCCTGACCGACCTGCTGTGGGTCAACGCGGTCGGATTGGGAACGACGATGTTGGCGGCCCTGATTCCGGCGCGGCGGGCGGCAAACGTCGAACCAGCGCGGATTATTCGCTGAAACCCGCCCGAAGGTGACTTGTGCGTCAGGCTCCAGTTATCTTCCTGACGGTGGCCTGAAGCACTATTAACGTTGTGGTCTGGGTTGCTCATGGGGCGTCAAGCGGAGGCCATTAGTCTGCTTCTCGGAGGTACCACCCATGAAAAAACTTCTGATGATTCCCGCCGCGATGCTGCTGAGTACTGCCGCCGCCGCCCCCAAGATCAGCGCCCAGAGCATCATCGTGAACCCCACGCAGCCTGACCTGAGCGTCAGCGTTCGCGTAGACAAGGATCAGAGCGGCAACGCCAGCCCCAACTACCGCGTCAACGAGCCTATCCGCATCAGCACCAGCGTAAACCGTGACGCTTACGTGTACTTGTTCAACATCGACTCTTCCGGCGACGTGACCCAGATCCTGCCCAACCGCATCTCGGGCGACGAAGCACTGGTCAAGGCCAACACCACCCGTGTTTTCCCCGCTGCTGGCGACAACTTCACCTTCAGCGTCGACGGCCCCATCGGCCTGAACAAGGTCTTGGCGCTCGCCAGCCTGTCGCCCCTGAACCTCGATCAGATCAGCTCCTTCAAGACCCAGCAGGATCAGTTCGCCACTGTGGCCGCCAAAGGCCAAGACCGTCTGGCACAGGCGCTGAGCATCGTGGTCAACCCCTTGCCTCAGAACAGCTGGGTCAGCGACACCGCCTTCTTCAACGTTGTCGGCCAGACGCCCATCCAGACCGGCAGCCTGTTCGTTGGCACCAACGTATCGGGCAGCACCGTGATCCTGAACGGCCAGAACCTCGGCACGGGCAACACCACCTTCAGCAACCTGCGCCCCGGCAGCTACCCCGTGCGTGTGCAGGCCCCCGGCTTCCGCGACTACACCACCACCGTCGCCATCCGTGCGGGCAGCACCACCAACCTGAACGTCGAGTTTGCTCAGGTCATCGCCCCCGCCCCCACGCCCGTCAACCAGTTCACCATCGCCATCCGCAGCAACGTTGCTGGCGCACTGGTCTTCGTTGATGGCCGTCAGGTCGGCACCATCCAGAACGGCGGCCTGAATGTCAGCGTTGCCCGCGGCGGACGTGAAGTCGTGCTGATCGCCCCCGGCTACCGCACCTTCATCAACACCTACAACGTGCAGCAAAACGGCCAGATCACCATCAACCCTACCCGCTAAACTCAGCGGTGGACAAAGGAAGCCTCTCACCTTCGGGTGGGGGCTTTTTTTGTGGCGTAGGCATGGGGACTGAGTGTGAGGGGCTTGGCCGAAGGGTCGCAGGGTTTAAGAAGGGCGACAACCAGAGCCGAAGCTGCACGGCATTGGCAACGCTCACAAATCATCCTTAGACCCTTGCCCTACATCGGCCCCCGCGTCAGCAGATCATGCACGATCCGGGCCGTCATACCCCAAATGTCGTGGCCTTGCCAAGGGTAGCGGTACAGGGTCACGGAGGTTCCGTCCGGCAGGGTACGAATTTCGCTCGTGACGGTCAGGGCGCGGAGTTCGGCCAAGGTCGGCAGGAGAATCTGGGCCACTTCGGCGGTAGGTGTCAGATGTAATTGGGCCGGAACACGCGCCAGCACAGGCGTCACATGAAAGCCGATGGGCGTGAATACATCGTCGAGTTCTCCCAGCACTTCCGGCAGATGGGGGGCCAATCCGACTTCCTCGTCGGCCTCGCGCAGAGCGGCCTGCACAGGCGTTTCGCCGGGTTCCATGCTGCCGCCCGGAAAAGCGATCTGGCCCTTGTGGGTGGGCAGATCGGCAGAGCGCACCGTCAGCAGTACGCGGGGATCGGGTTCGCGGGTCAGGGCCACCAGTACGGCGGCGCGTCGGTACTGGGGCAGATCGAGGGGACGGCGGATACGCCCGCCCAGCCACACCGCCCAAGGGTCTTGCTGCACGGCGTCCAGCGGATCGGGAGCGTCAGGCCCGCTCATACTGGATCAGGCAGGGCCGCCAGCGCCGCGTGGGTATGGGCACGCAAGGCCACTTCAGGATCAATGCCCAGCCCACGCGCCCACGCCACCACAGCGGCCAAGGCTTCGGCCACGCCTGCCTCGCTGGGGGGCAAAGTTTGAATGGCCGATATTGCCTGCAACCGTCCAGTATCGTCCAGCAATTTCGGACGTCCGGCCAGCTTTTGCGCCTGGGTCTCGCGGGCCAGCGCCCCCAACGCGGCGGGCACGCGGTCTGCGGCGCTGCGGGGTTTGCCGCCCCCCTCGGCGGCCTTGATGGCCTGCCAGTTGGTCACCACCTCGGCGCTCGTCTCTGCCCTCACGCTTCCGAACACGTGCGGATGGCGGCGCACCAACTTGTCCACGATGCCGCGTTCCACGTCGGCGTACCCAAACGTCCCTTCTTCCTCGGCAATGACCGAGTGGAAGGCCACCTGTAGGAGCACGTCGCCCAGTTCACCCGCCAGCTCTAGGCGGTTGCCGGAAGCCACGGCGTCGGCGGCTTCGGCGGCCTCCTCCAAGAGGTAAGGGCGCAAGGTTTCATGGGTCTGTTCCCTGTCCCAAGGGCAACCATCGGGGGCACGCAAGCGGCGCATGATGTCCAGCAATTCCTGCATGGCCCAGTTTAACCCGGACTGTCCAGTCCGCCTTCAACGCTGGGCAAAGTCAACGCCGGGCCAAGGTGAGAAGAAACGTGAGTACGCTGACTTTCCGGCACCCGCGCTTTTGGCTGTGACTCTCGGCCTTCTCCCCAGTTCGGCGCTTTCCGTCTGCCCGCCGCCTGATGCGCCCCGCCCTCGCCCTCACGCCCAGTTCACGGTGAGTCAGACAAGCTGTGATGAAGTGGGGGCATGAAGACCCCGATCCTGTCCCGTACCCTGTTGGCCGCCCTGACGTTGGGCACGGCCAGTGCAGTCACGCCCGTCTCCGCTCCCACTTGGAGCAAGGCCGGACTGTCATCGGCCACCTACGTGATTCTGGAACCCCGTGTGGAAGGCAACATCAATCTGGTGGGAGCCGATCAACGCAAAAGCATTCTGGAAGCCATGAAGCGTGACTCGGCAGGCGCGATCACTCGCCGCTACCCCACTGCCAAAATCGCCACCGACGCGGCCACTCCCGGCGCAATCCGGGTCACACCCACCTTTATTGCCCCCAGAACCCTCGTCCCCTGGGCCAAACTCGGCGGACGCCTGGATTTCGAGCTGCCGAACGGCCAGAAGATGTCGGCCCGCGAAGATTTCGGCATCAGCATCCTGCTGCAAAAGCGCTCGGAATTTGTGAACTATATGTACGACACGGTGGCCAAGCAGTTGCCCTGACCGATGGTACTCAGTGTGTGGTCAGGTTCCGACTTCCTTTGACCATAGCCCAAGAATAAGGTGCGTTAGCTCCTCTCGCCTTGCAAGGCACCTTGAGAGGGGCAACGGGCGAGGCGTTCTGGACGACGTTTTTCTCTGGCCTGATTTTCAGGGATAACTACTGTCCGAACCATTGCTAACACCGGTCAACATTACTAATAACGTAAACTTCACACTTTAAGTGGCGACTCATTCATACCGAACGCCAAGCTCTACGTCATTATTTTGTAAGATAAGTCAACTAGAATTATGTTGATCTTATGACACATTTTCTACGTAAACAGCCCGTATCTAAGATTGATTCTCCCTTCGTAGTCAGTAAGTTGAATTATCCCTATCTTCGGCGGTGTGCGGTGGTCAGTATCCTTAAGCGGCGCGGCTGGATCGCGGGCGTAGGTGCGGTGGCCCTGCTGCTGGGCTTGCAAGTCTCGCTGGGCACGGGGGTGTTGCTTGGTTTCCTGTCTCCGTTGGCCATTACCCTGTGTATAGGGGCTCAATCCATCTGGAGGCACCGCGGTGATTGGCACGCCCGCAGCAGCGCCATTCCGTCCTTCCTGAACAAGCTGTAGAGCATCTGGCCGAGTGAAACTGGCGGTAATTTTATGCTGACACTTCCACTCCCAAACGCTCTTTCTGCTCCGTTGGTCTGACCAAACGACCAGACTGTTGACAACTTCTTTAGGTCGACTGCTCAGACTCCCATGTCTGGCGTGTTAGCGTTCCGACATGACCGAATCCACTTCTCCTCAGACCAGCCCTTCCAAAAGTGCTTTTATCACCGGAGCCAGCAAGGGCATCGGTTTAGCTGTGGCGCACGCTTTGGCCGCGCAGGGCTACGGCGTGACCCTGACCAGTCGCAAGGCCGGTGAGGTAGAGGCCGCCGCCGCTGCTGTCGGCTCCGGCGCACGCGGCGTGGTGTGCGACGTGAAAGACCCCGCCGCCCTTGTGCGTGAAGTCGACGCGCATGTGGCGGCGTTTGGCGGCCTAGATGTCCTGTTCGTAAATGCAGGCGTGGGCCATTTCGGCAACGTGGCTGACCTGAGCATCGAGGACTGGCAGGACGTGATCGACACCAATCTCAGCGGCGCGTTCTATACCATCAAGGCAGGAATTCCGGCCCTGAAGGTACGCGGCGGCTACATTTTTACGCTGTCCAGCTTGGCAGGCAAAAACCCGTTTGCAGGCGGCGGAGCCTACAACGCCAGCAAATTCGGCCTGAACGGGCTGTCGGAAGTGCTGACACTGGACTTGCGCGAACACGGCATCAAGGTGACCCAGATCATGCCCGGCAGCGTCGCCACGCACTTTGCAGGCCACACGCCCGATGACCAAAAAGACGCTTGGAAAATTCAGCCGGAAGACATTGCCCAGCTGACGGTTGACCTGCTGAACATGCCCACCCGCACACTGCCCAGCAAAGTGGAAGTGCGCCCCAGCCGTCCGCCCAAAAAGTAATTTCCCCCCGTTATCCACTCTCACGCCACCCGCCCCGTACCGGAACCGATTGGACTGGTACGGGGCGGGTTTTCTAGTTAGGAATCCGTCATTGGGCTGCGCGTCTACAGCCCCATCCACCTTGGAAAAAACTAGAATTGCCCGGCCACTGCATCTTTTTTGCCCAGCGCCCGCCCCACCCAACCGGAATTCATGTTGGCCCTGCTAGAATGCTCGGCGTGTACACGAATCGCCGCGCTCATTACGAGTACGAGTTGCTGGAGCGCTTCGAGGCGGGCATCAGTCTGACCGGAAGCGAGGTCAAAAGCATCAGGGCGGGCGGAGTAGATTTCCGCGACGCCTTTGCTCGCCTGACCCATGGAAATGTAGAACTGGAAGGGCTGTACATTCCGGTCTATACGCAGGCCACCTACAACAACCACGAACCTCGCCGCACCCGCCGCCTGCTGCTGCACCGCCAAGAAATCATGAAAATGAAAAAGCAGCTGGAGCAAAAAGGCCTGACGCTGGTGCCCACGCGCCTGTATGCCAAAGGCCGGGTCTTCAAGGTCGAACTGGCGCTGGCACGCGGCAAACAACTGCACGACAAGCGCCGCGCAGAGGCCGAAAAAACCGTGCAGCGGGAACTGCGGAGCCTGTGAGGAGATCTCTTGTCTCTCAGCGGTGGCGGCCCGTGTTGCTGTCGGCGGCGCTGCTGTGTGCGGGCATCGCCGGGGCGCAGGTGGCCCTCACGCGCCTGAATCTGGCCGGGGCGCAGGTGCAGAGCATCGGGCTGTACGGCGCAGAATATGCCAGCCGTGAGGTGCTGAGCCGCCTGCTGACCATTGAGCAGGACGGCAGCATCGTGCGGGTAGAAGGGTACGGCCACACCCTGCTGCTGCCCATAGACGAGGACAACCAGAGGGCCACCACCGCCTTCAATACGGTGCAACTCGATACCGAACGGGTCACGGGACGCACCGCGACGTTGGTCAACGGCACGCTGTATCTGCCGCTGGATACGCTGGCGAGGGGACTGGGGGCCAGCTACGAACTGGGCAGTTTCCGGGTGGCCGCGCCCAATTTGCAGGGCGTCAGCAGCCGCGCCGGGAAGGATTCAGACCGCTTGGTGCTTGACCTCACCCGTGACGTGGAATTTAAGGACGAACTGCGCGGCACGACTGTGCAGATTACGCTCAGCGGTTTGAAGGGCGAGGCGAGGCGCTACACCACGCGGGGCGCGTTCATCCCAGCCGCCGAAGTGAAGGCGCAGGGCAACGATCTGGTCATCAGCTTTCCTCTGCCCCCCGGCAGCGGCTACCGCGTGTACCGGGTGGTCAGGCCCGGCGGGGCGCGGGTGGTCATTGACGCGGGGCCGGGCATTCCCCGGAATACGGTGGCCCTGCTTGACCGGATTTCGCGGCCCCTGATCGTGCTTGACCCCGCCCGCGTGGACGGACTGGGCCGGGACGTGACGCTGGACGTGGCCCGCCGCGCCGCTGAACTGCTGGCCAAAGCAGGCTGGCAAGTGAAGGTGACCCGCGAAGCAGGCAGCGCCCTCGGCCTGAATGAGAAGCTGAAGCTGGCCCGCCAGAGCGACGTGTTCTTGGCCCTCGATCTGGGGCGTTTTCCCGGCACCGGGCGCGGCGGCGTCACTGTGTACGAGCAGACGGGCCGGGCCAGTGCCCAGATCGTGAATACCCTGCGGGCTGGAACCACACCGCCGTATGGAACGCTGGTGGTGGGCGGTTCGGGCGGCAGCCGACGCCTAAGCGAGTTGTTGCGCGGAGAGCTGCGCGGCGGCGGCGTGACCGCCAAACAAGACAGCGTGTCGCGCATGCTGACGCTGGGAGAGGCTCCGCAGGCCGCCCTGCTGCTGGAACTGGGGTGGACGGGCAACGCCACTGACCGGGCCAATCTGGGCACCGAAGCCCGCTTGCAGGCGATGGGCGTGGCCCTCGCCCGCAGCGTGGCGACTTATCTGACGGCCCGCGCCAACAATGCCAGTCAGTTGGGTGCAGCCGCCGCAACGCAGGGAATATCGGCACAGGGAGCCACCCAGTGAACGCCATCAAGCGTCTGTTT includes the following:
- a CDS encoding ABC transporter permease, whose translation is MPAADPTRPPRSARRTPDLAWTLARAHLSRRRTQNVLTIGGIAVGVMVLIAALSLTNGFTRSLIDATLRASPHLSITSFTPQPRSPALEKTIAADKEVTAVTPFLADKGLLTRPASGGRSAGVDFATLFGVQASAAQVLQLQPEEGELLAGLKDGEVMLGAALARSVGAFAGDEVRLLNSTQRRATLRVKGVFSTGNYLIDSAYAFTNLGTLQALQQTPNITGYQLRLQDPATAPAVGSALTGTLPYSALPWQNLYGTLLDQLALQKRVIAFVVFLIVIVAAFGIANVLTLAVFEKTQEIAILRAIGATRKLITRVFVFEGLVLGFSGLLLGNLLGLAISAYFTVRPFQLPGDLYFITALPVEVRLTDLLWVNAVGLGTTMLAALIPARRAANVEPARIIR
- a CDS encoding PEGA domain-containing protein, with the protein product MKKLLMIPAAMLLSTAAAAPKISAQSIIVNPTQPDLSVSVRVDKDQSGNASPNYRVNEPIRISTSVNRDAYVYLFNIDSSGDVTQILPNRISGDEALVKANTTRVFPAAGDNFTFSVDGPIGLNKVLALASLSPLNLDQISSFKTQQDQFATVAAKGQDRLAQALSIVVNPLPQNSWVSDTAFFNVVGQTPIQTGSLFVGTNVSGSTVILNGQNLGTGNTTFSNLRPGSYPVRVQAPGFRDYTTTVAIRAGSTTNLNVEFAQVIAPAPTPVNQFTIAIRSNVAGALVFVDGRQVGTIQNGGLNVSVARGGREVVLIAPGYRTFINTYNVQQNGQITINPTR
- a CDS encoding NUDIX hydrolase — encoded protein: MSGPDAPDPLDAVQQDPWAVWLGGRIRRPLDLPQYRRAAVLVALTREPDPRVLLTVRSADLPTHKGQIAFPGGSMEPGETPVQAALREADEEVGLAPHLPEVLGELDDVFTPIGFHVTPVLARVPAQLHLTPTAEVAQILLPTLAELRALTVTSEIRTLPDGTSVTLYRYPWQGHDIWGMTARIVHDLLTRGPM
- a CDS encoding MazG family protein, whose protein sequence is MQELLDIMRRLRAPDGCPWDREQTHETLRPYLLEEAAEAADAVASGNRLELAGELGDVLLQVAFHSVIAEEEGTFGYADVERGIVDKLVRRHPHVFGSVRAETSAEVVTNWQAIKAAEGGGKPRSAADRVPAALGALARETQAQKLAGRPKLLDDTGRLQAISAIQTLPPSEAGVAEALAAVVAWARGLGIDPEVALRAHTHAALAALPDPV
- a CDS encoding SDR family oxidoreductase, with protein sequence MTESTSPQTSPSKSAFITGASKGIGLAVAHALAAQGYGVTLTSRKAGEVEAAAAAVGSGARGVVCDVKDPAALVREVDAHVAAFGGLDVLFVNAGVGHFGNVADLSIEDWQDVIDTNLSGAFYTIKAGIPALKVRGGYIFTLSSLAGKNPFAGGGAYNASKFGLNGLSEVLTLDLREHGIKVTQIMPGSVATHFAGHTPDDQKDAWKIQPEDIAQLTVDLLNMPTRTLPSKVEVRPSRPPKK
- the smpB gene encoding SsrA-binding protein SmpB, with translation MLGVYTNRRAHYEYELLERFEAGISLTGSEVKSIRAGGVDFRDAFARLTHGNVELEGLYIPVYTQATYNNHEPRRTRRLLLHRQEIMKMKKQLEQKGLTLVPTRLYAKGRVFKVELALARGKQLHDKRRAEAEKTVQRELRSL
- a CDS encoding N-acetylmuramoyl-L-alanine amidase family protein, which encodes MRRSLVSQRWRPVLLSAALLCAGIAGAQVALTRLNLAGAQVQSIGLYGAEYASREVLSRLLTIEQDGSIVRVEGYGHTLLLPIDEDNQRATTAFNTVQLDTERVTGRTATLVNGTLYLPLDTLARGLGASYELGSFRVAAPNLQGVSSRAGKDSDRLVLDLTRDVEFKDELRGTTVQITLSGLKGEARRYTTRGAFIPAAEVKAQGNDLVISFPLPPGSGYRVYRVVRPGGARVVIDAGPGIPRNTVALLDRISRPLIVLDPARVDGLGRDVTLDVARRAAELLAKAGWQVKVTREAGSALGLNEKLKLARQSDVFLALDLGRFPGTGRGGVTVYEQTGRASAQIVNTLRAGTTPPYGTLVVGGSGGSRRLSELLRGELRGGGVTAKQDSVSRMLTLGEAPQAALLLELGWTGNATDRANLGTEARLQAMGVALARSVATYLTARANNASQLGAAAATQGISAQGATQ